In a single window of the Streptococcus salivarius genome:
- a CDS encoding AAA family ATPase yields the protein MKERTNHNLSKTPYIDKYTTDLTEKIRPKRQDFVAWGRQDEIRQVFISLNRLEKNSPVLIGEAGVGKTAIVEGICADILNNKAHVPTRFQGKQVKQLELSAIQGKEFDHTGKEVNIIAKMDGLIKEFMAHKDEFILFIDEVHTIMGTGVEGSALDVANSLKPALSRGEIYLISATTADEFMIIERDPAMERRLQPVYVDELDKEASILVLKKRRPKYKRELDIEIPTDAIKAAVELSIRYVTDKMLPDKAIDIIDEASATANIDGKSEITLRDIANVIHRKKGIPMESLLRTSSTPVDFAEGMRAVVKGQDHVIRTIARLMYKGIQGGQNKRRPLGTLLLLGTTGTGKTELAKQAAKQLFGSEEAMIRLDMSEYMTDNAVVRLIGNDERKGDLTEKIKKNPYSLVLLDELEKAHPDVWALYLQMLDDGHLTDGRGRKINFKNTFIIATSNVGHKRIKDKYITSGQTFTEMNKTDYKEFMKDMRDELIKIFKRPEFINRWKIEVTNILTKQTIDKIVYSKMAVHESSWFKEHHILINYEDVMDGDQTIDGKKYFYEYLSSVGVSPEDGARPLERTIDEVLTDEIFEQLYFLGRKPQDYFMVDVSLYGHAPGTFAYGNSGRKTVQDRRQTHISVKRIPPEEYANYLLTS from the coding sequence ATGAAGGAGAGGACTAACCATAATCTTAGTAAGACTCCTTATATTGACAAATACACAACAGACCTTACTGAGAAAATCAGACCCAAGCGTCAAGATTTTGTGGCTTGGGGTAGACAAGATGAAATCAGACAAGTCTTTATCTCACTGAATCGATTAGAAAAAAACTCTCCTGTACTAATTGGTGAAGCTGGTGTAGGTAAAACAGCTATTGTAGAAGGAATTTGTGCGGATATTCTTAACAATAAAGCCCACGTCCCAACACGTTTCCAAGGTAAGCAGGTTAAGCAACTAGAATTATCTGCTATCCAAGGGAAAGAATTTGACCATACAGGTAAAGAGGTGAACATCATTGCCAAAATGGACGGATTGATTAAAGAGTTTATGGCTCATAAAGATGAGTTTATCCTCTTTATTGATGAAGTGCATACCATTATGGGTACTGGGGTTGAGGGAAGTGCTCTTGACGTCGCTAATAGCTTGAAACCAGCCTTATCTCGTGGGGAAATCTATCTTATTTCAGCCACTACAGCTGATGAGTTTATGATTATCGAACGAGATCCAGCGATGGAACGACGTCTGCAACCAGTTTACGTTGATGAACTGGACAAAGAGGCATCTATTTTGGTCTTGAAAAAACGTCGTCCCAAGTATAAACGAGAACTTGATATTGAGATTCCTACTGATGCCATTAAGGCAGCAGTAGAATTATCTATTCGTTATGTCACGGATAAAATGCTTCCTGATAAAGCTATTGATATTATTGATGAAGCTTCAGCGACTGCAAATATTGATGGGAAATCAGAGATTACCTTAAGAGATATTGCGAATGTCATTCACCGTAAAAAAGGTATTCCAATGGAAAGTCTCCTACGCACGTCCTCAACTCCAGTGGATTTTGCGGAAGGGATGCGTGCTGTTGTTAAGGGGCAAGACCATGTGATTCGAACTATAGCACGCCTTATGTATAAAGGTATCCAGGGTGGGCAGAACAAGCGAAGACCTCTAGGAACTCTTCTTCTACTTGGAACAACAGGTACAGGTAAAACTGAATTGGCGAAACAAGCAGCAAAACAACTGTTTGGTAGTGAAGAAGCGATGATTCGGCTGGATATGTCAGAATACATGACTGATAATGCTGTTGTTCGTCTTATAGGAAATGACGAGCGAAAAGGTGATTTAACTGAAAAAATTAAGAAGAATCCCTATTCGTTAGTACTATTGGACGAGTTAGAAAAGGCTCATCCAGATGTCTGGGCTTTATATTTGCAAATGCTTGATGACGGGCATTTAACTGACGGACGTGGACGAAAAATCAATTTTAAGAATACGTTTATCATTGCGACATCAAACGTGGGGCATAAGCGAATCAAAGATAAATATATCACTTCTGGTCAAACCTTTACAGAAATGAACAAGACTGACTATAAAGAGTTCATGAAGGACATGAGAGACGAGTTAATCAAGATCTTTAAACGTCCTGAATTTATCAACCGCTGGAAAATTGAAGTGACTAATATCTTGACGAAACAAACCATTGATAAGATTGTCTATTCAAAAATGGCTGTACATGAGAGCAGTTGGTTTAAAGAGCATCATATCCTTATTAATTATGAGGATGTTATGGATGGTGACCAAACTATCGATGGCAAAAAATACTTCTATGAATATCTCAGTAGTGTCGGTGTTAGCCCAGAAGATGGAGCAAGGCCTTTAGAAAGAACTATTGATGAAGTGTTAACTGATGAAATCTTTGAGCAATTGTATTTCCTTGGGCGAAAGCCACAAGATTACTTTATGGTTGATGTCTCACTATATGGACATGCACCAGGAACATTTGCGTATGGGAACTCAGGTAGAAAGACAGTTCAAGATAGGCGTCAGACACATATTAGTGTCAAACGGATACCTCCAGAGGAGTATGCGAACTATTTGCTTACGTCTTAA
- a CDS encoding TrbC/VirB2 family protein has protein sequence MKENTFLNNVKAKASTLGMTALLTLNSVSLAFAEQTGGNGTVNPANEANNWINNFTDMLRLLFPGIAVLSGLGACILMMMGDKKRSVALDRLMWIAIALCAGSALVSFVDYLWQPK, from the coding sequence TTGAAAGAAAACACATTTTTGAACAACGTGAAGGCAAAGGCATCAACATTAGGAATGACTGCTTTATTGACGTTAAACTCTGTATCCCTTGCTTTTGCGGAGCAAACTGGAGGAAATGGGACTGTTAACCCAGCTAATGAAGCTAATAACTGGATTAATAACTTTACAGATATGCTACGTCTCTTATTCCCGGGGATAGCAGTACTAAGTGGTTTAGGGGCATGTATCTTGATGATGATGGGTGATAAGAAACGATCAGTAGCCCTTGACCGACTTATGTGGATTGCAATCGCACTATGTGCCGGTTCAGCACTCGTTTCATTTGTTGATTATCTTTGGCAACCCAAATAA